aatgatttggaaaaaacaccaaactttcattgactttagcaaatgtattaaaaaaattgaaaattttggaagattttttattttatgaaaagaaaaaataaaattttattttctattttaatttcaaaattaattttataaaaaaattctttattttttcaatttttttggaattttaaagatctttttaagtttttagaaaattttggaagagtttttattttttaaatagaaaaataattttttttataaaaatcttttttattttttatttttttggaattttaaagatcttattaagtttttagagaattttttatatttaatatgtaccaaataaaagtaaacatgctagtaagtacattgaaagtGTGAGTAGCCTAGTGGTAAAATACCTTGCCATTTGACCAACCAACCTGGGTTCAAATCCAGGGGTCTACACAtcgtttcatctcatttgaaaacgacgtcgtttcacttaacgccaacaataaacgatgtcaaatatttctgttaaatttgttgacggcgtgctaaattggcaaaTCAGCGAAAACATTGTTGGTGGTTTTTTGGTCAGCTCAAAagttcatgtttcttttggcaattcgtACAAAGTTGAGGTTTTTTTCGGCtgaattctcttttttttttcgaattgtAACCGACCCACGATCTTCCTCCTTCCTCCACAAACTATTTTTCCCTATTCCTATATATTTCGAGAATTTGATAAACTAATGTCAGCGAAACTCTCAACTGATCGAATGTTGATTAGGAAAAGGTTACACTCCTTCAATCTCAATGTGTAATTCCATTCTCTTCTGAGCGTTTTCTCATCTTTGGACGCCAAGTTCAGAAACTTACTCAAGTTAGGATGTCGTAGCTGCTTCTGTCGAAGAAGCAGTGAAGCACGAGTGTAAACGTTTCATTAAGTGGTCTTTTCAGCGAGATTTTCAAGAGTTCTGATAATGGAGACTCGACGAGGCAACAATAAGCAGCAATCAACGCCTCTGCTAATCTCTTGAGTgacagagatttttttttttttaattcagatTTGCATGGAAGGACTGATGCGTTAAAGCAACGAGTTCAACAAGGAGAATCTATGGATTCACTTCTACCTATAATTTCTTCAATCCTTAGTTTGACactaaattgttttgttttaactaTTCCATTTTTAATTTCAGGAAGTGTTTGTTGTTGCGAGAGAAGCTTCCAAGAGAATTCTTGGACTCCGACCTTTCAAAGTGCAATTCACGGTAAAGACAATTTTTGTGGATATTTATTGAGTCAAATTTGCGGATGATACTCGCTACAAGACAAGGTATGAAGTAAACCAGAAAAGCTTCGAACTAATATTTGTATCCAATacactaattaaaataaatgtaattctTTAGAACtaatctaatttaattttatgtgtcgTGATTGATCAGTAATAACTGTGTTGGTTTGTTAATGTCTAAACATCTACGTATATTCAGAATTATTTTATACATGTaagtttagttatatataattgaaaCTTGGTTTTATTTGGAAACGAGAAAACATACCTGTACGTAAGTACGAGATTaatactagtatatatatatatatatatatatatatatatatcaaaaatattttattacaaattatgGGGGCAAATGacaatttaaacataaattaatgaGGTCAAATGccaaattttaactaaattttatagtaattttagaaaaaaatacacTAAAATTTTTTCCCCTCTATTTTACTGGGGTCACTTGACCCCACCGCTGCCTCTGTGCCTCAGCCCCTGATTGTACTTGTTGCTTGTGCTGGTTGTTGTCAGCTATGATCGGCGGTAGACACATGCTATTGTTAGCACACTGTTTTCGCTGTTCCTCATTGCGTGGCGAGATGTCCTTCATAAATTTGAAATAGTTGGCCAATCTTGCCAAATGACTTGGAGAACAGGTGGTGAGAACGCTGATGAAAGTTCAGGTAAGAAGCCAGGCTTCCGGCTCTTCTCAAAGAGATGAATCGCTTTTTTGGTCTTTCTGTGTACGATGATGATATCGATCATATCTTtgaaagaaataatattatatgtttcttCAAATGACCTGTTCCCAGCATCTCTGCCTAATAACCATCAAGAGGAGAAATATGGATTTTACGGGTTTGGAGGCCATATGAGTGAACAAAATGAAAAGGTTGTGCTATAAACAACGAGTGCACCACCAGTCTACTACATAGTAGATGCATGGTAAGTAAAGTATCCATATCTGAAACCTAACCAGCGTATCAAAGTGGACGGTCTCAATTTGGAGATTACCTCAAACAACAGTGACCCTATCTGGCAAGCCATGTTTTTATCAGTGATAAAGATATATGTTTCTCTGTTCATTCATCTACCCAACTTGTTGAAAAACTTATTTCATACATAGTTTAAATAGAATTCCTGAACATTTCATACATAcgtaatttaaatttcaactacGCACCAGCACCAGCACCACCATTTTCTGGGAGTCTCATAGGAAACACAGTTACTTAAGGAACATCCATGTAACAAAGCCAGTATTGAGAGTTAGAATCTTCAACACAAAACTTCACGTATCCATGCAATTTATTTATACAGTAAATAATGGGTGCATCATCACCATAGAATGGTATGGGTTACAACTCTAGAAACCGGAAATGTCAGTCTTTGTCGGTCTCAGATGAGGCAGCCTTTCCAGAATACTTGTTGCGCCAAACCTTCTTATTCTTCTCGATAGTATTatggttttgagaaaattcagtAAGCCCTTGTCTGAGGGCTCCAAGTGTAACCCCATCACCCACCAAGATGCTTGTCACTCCCATTTTAGAAACCTGTTTAAAACACCAAAGAATTAATCATATCAAGCAAACGCGATGTAAAAGCTCAAGAAAGCACGGACAAAATaagtagttttatttttattaactgATTTAATGTTTCTGTCCTCATCATCGAAGAAGAGCATGTCAGTAAACGGCACCCCTGTCCTTGTGTGTATCTTTTGAAAATGCTCCGTCTTGTGAGtccaactcgaaaatatttcctTGGCGACGAACAAGGACTTGATATTCAATTTGTCAATGAAAGTGTTGGCAATATCTGAAGTGGGAGATCTGGAAGCAATCGCCATTTGAATTCCTTTCTCTTTCAGACCACTCAGTATACCCTTTGCTTGTGGGTACAAAGACGGCATTTCGCGTTTAGAACGACATTCACTGTGTAAGGGAAACAAACTTTGTGATCATCTCTTTCCAGATTGTTCCTAATAAGACAAAACCCTACCCAAAATTTAACAATTCGAGACTAAAATATTCATTCCCAGATTCAGACAAAAACTCAACCCCCAAATTACTCTGTCGGTTGATAATGTTCTGAATTTAATGAGTCAAAATGAAGAATTAGAGAGGAAGGTTACCAGTAAAAAGGCCAGAGAGTATAATCGAGGTCGAAAACGACAAGTCTCGGAAGGATCTGAAACATTCCAATGATCTGCATCGCCTCGTCTCTAACCTTGTCGTCCGCCATCTTTCGGGAATAACGGAGACAGACTGCGCCTTCTTAAAACCCAAAGGTCAAAGGAACCCCTCCACTTTTCCCGGTTCTTACAATAAAGACCCTCATGTTTTAGTAAAATTATGTATACTAATCAAGACTTTGGAGAATTGTGTCTGCATCCTTGCCGACTACTAGAACCATCGTTAACTCCGGTCTCTTAACTGAGATTCTTATATTTGGATAACAGAcggtttttaacttttcttagatactaagaaccgtctcttaaataagagatataataGCCGTTTTTTAAATAACAGATATAAGAGTTGTATATAACTACATCTATCAGACTGTGGTTAATCATGCTTAGTAAGTTAGTTaaaattacaccaaatttgtttttttggtgttaattttttttatcatcaccAACCATAACACCAAATATTACACcaaaagtaatattatatattatttaatgttttcagttttaataatttttatccttttattatttgaattgataaataattatttgatcaaaCTTAGATATTATgtttgtcattttttttattatatgtttatcaaatttattacatttatatttttggtttaacaaaattatacattatatgtatttattttatatataatattatattaacaaactattaattatgaaaagcacctaacatataatatatttattttgataatttttttattagttattaatataattttagttatattataaaaaattaagaattttattttattgtttggtgaatttaatagtattacataaagttttaattatttactattaaatctaacattacaataatattgtaatattattaatttttcattaCTGATTAAATATAACTTGAATAAAGATtataatcaatattttaaaataataatacattaTAAGATAAagtaaatgataataataataatttagtgatttcttatttgaaaataaaatataaaagttctatgataatttattttttacaatataaaaaaatgataataactGTTctcttatttgaaaataaaataaaaatatttttattatgtaacaataattaaaaaaataaaaataatataatatatttatgtttaattacaaatttgaactgattaataataattgaactatatcttaaataaaacataataaaatatgaatatttaataggggtttttgccaaaactaacccacaacttgattttaatcccaaacctatacccaaacttgaatcaaatgcaaaactaacctaaaagcctagtgaaattacagctcaaccccttgtgaccaaacaaaaaaacagaagccatttttacgaatatagccccagtaaatcgtctgagtcgcctgagatgttggaagtcgtctggacgactgaagtgtaagttgtctggtaccagtttattttaaaaataatttataaatcttgtaaaaaaatattttgatgcgtgaaaaataaaaatcaagtaattataaacagttttaagtgatataaattaagatatgataaaattgatttgttttgaatatagatgagtggaagtagtgaatcatgaaatactttggtttaggagtttggcaaacatatgttgtagtattgtatgtattgttagggttagattttggaaaattaaatgtttttttcaaaaattagttttcacctatatgtgtttatttatgtgtatagtaaacacttttcaagtttgatttggttttatgaagtgtttaattagataattatgtttagggtgtggacgacttatatttcagtcgtctgttgaataatttacccggacgacgtatatttcagtcgtccacatcgtaccgaacctttaattttaccaatgtacgttttaacctaaccggatcattttactcggacgacttacatttcagtcgtctggtgaagaaattaaaacagacgacttacatgtaagtcgtccaaatattcccgcctaaatttttttttaaaaattatttttccgcttaaataatttaaaccagacgacttacttgtaagtcgtctggaaagtcttctattttagtttcccgctaaaaatatttaatttcccactaaaaatattaaactcttctggacgacttacatgtaagtcgtctgttttaatttcttcaacagacgactgaaatgtaagtcgtctaggaagtcgtctgagtcaaaaatatttaacctaattgaattttttgtctccctatataaagaaaaatttacacattctctctcctcctctcaaatggcttcaacaaaaatgtaatgttcattattctaaaactctccaacctctctctaatctctttgacttgaaaacacc
This genomic stretch from Brassica napus cultivar Da-Ae chromosome C9, Da-Ae, whole genome shotgun sequence harbors:
- the LOC106445413 gene encoding magnesium-dependent phosphatase 1-like gives rise to the protein MADDKVRDEAMQIIGMFQILPRLVVFDLDYTLWPFYCECRSKREMPSLYPQAKGILSGLKEKGIQMAIASRSPTSDIANTFIDKLNIKSLFVAKEIFSSWTHKTEHFQKIHTRTGVPFTDMLFFDDEDRNIKSVSKMGVTSILVGDGVTLGALRQGLTEFSQNHNTIEKNKKVWRNKYSGKAASSETDKD